The Symphalangus syndactylus isolate Jambi chromosome 6, NHGRI_mSymSyn1-v2.1_pri, whole genome shotgun sequence genome contains the following window.
GCTCATGGGTGTGGTTGGTGACAGTATAAAAGAATGAGTTTGGCCCCCTCTTGTTCTCTCTAGCCTTCTTTCTTTTCACCATGTTATGACATAACAAGAAGGCTCTCACAAGATGCTGATACTTTgatttggacttcccagccttcagaaatgttagctaataaatttctgttcattataaattacccagtctcagacagtCTGTTATGGCAGCACAAATCAGACTAGGACACACTACTCTACATTTTCCAGACAATTCTAATTTAGATTCTTGCTGAGCTCCCATAGAACCTTCTACATACTCCAATCTTCCACATTGCTGTACTTGAATTATTTGTTTAGATGTCAGTTTCCTCACATATTTATAAACTATTATTATCCTGGGTACCTCACATAGTGGCATATTAAAGTACTTAATGAATGACATATCCATCGAGATCCTGAATTTAGAAATAGTATTCCTAAGAACCATTTTAATTCCACAATTACTAGGATGATTGAAAGAATCTCATTTTCTATACTGGTTAGTTACTGTTGTAGTTTTTTGTATTCTATTTACGTAATCTTCTTACGTCtccaattattttctcttttatattaacATATTCATAAACCATATTTAGCATTTCTATTTTCTATCCAATATTATTATTCCATATAAAATGTTACATCCCAATTTTACATGGAATTTAATATTACATtcaatatcaaaaataatttaataatcctCCTCTGAAAAATGCATCAGAAATTTGACCACACTGCCCCTTAGTGTGATTTCATATCATTAGtgggtttcatggacatttttATAACTCACTAAAATAGTTTATAATCTAAGTTTCAAGGCTCCTCCAGGGAAGTTTTGAGCCCATTTCCTTAGCAGAGTTGTAAATGAGAGTTTAAAAGGCAATGAAAAGTGTGTGAACTATTGGACACAGCTTCTTGGTACTGCTGCGTATAACACACCTGCTGGCTTCTTATAGCTTCTGATGGCTTCCAGGAGCCTGGTGTTGGTGGTTGCAGAGGCTAAAGTAGCCTGGTGTCTTTCATCAACGGCCTCCAGATAGATAACTGTAGAACACTTCAAAATAGTTATATAGATGTTTTCACGTGGTCCAACTGAGAGAAGAATTAGTGGTACTGAACAATGCATCTCCCAGAGAAAGTATTAATGAATAATTCTATAAACAGGGAAGCCAACCAGCTTCTGACTGCCAGACATTATCAAGGATCTGAACTGCAGAGGACATTTAAAGTGGATAACTGGAGGCCCCTTTAATCCCCTATCTTCCACATTCTTCTTTTATTTGCTCTTAGATCTCATTAGAGAATCATCAGTTAAAACTGACAGCATAGTAAGGTATATAAGATATCACACAGTTTTAGTCTTGAAAATAGTACCTAGGCTTTCTAGGCCtgagcaataaaaataatgattataaCAACAgcaactaacatttactgaggatTCACCATGTCTCAggtactattctaagtgcttgacatgtattacctcattttataaaatgctttcctCATGCAGTTTGTTGTTAGAATTAAGAGAAATGACCCAGACAAAGTTCTTAGCACAGAGCCTTACCAATAATACTGACTTTTCAGAAAAGTTAGCTGTTGTTTAATTGTTGCTATACTTAACAACAACAGTAATAAATGCCTCCTCTTCCAAATAAAACTCTAAGAGGCTTTTTAAATTTCTCGATTTACAGATGAAGCCCCAAGGCTTTAGAACATCCCAGAATGACCCACAAcccagctcagtgcctggcacaaattaAGTagtcaacaaatataaaaataattaatattctaaCTTGTATAGATTCATTTGCAAGTAGATTTTGCAGAGAAGAGAGTGTGTAGTTTTCTTTCGATTCTCAAAATAGTCCATGgtctaagaaataaaaagaaccactacttgaaaaaagaatttgtcaCTGCGTGAATAACAAGGTCTAATAAGAATCATGAGGAAGTGGGGAGGAAGGATGTGAGTAGGTCTGGCTCCCCACCCGAAGAAGGTTTGGAACAGCCTTGTGATGTTATTCTCTGGGCTGGCAGTTCGGGATTGTTTCCTCTCCCCACCTGGAAATTACCATTTGCCCTCTGAGGCCATTTACATAAGACTCTGTGGGATTACTGGCTGTACATCTAGGCTTGAGTGGAGTGATTGGATGCCAGATAATTTCGTTCTGGTTTTGTAGGAATCATAGAATGTTAGCACGGGAAAGAACCTCATACATAAGCTATTTCAGGGTTTTCAAATTTGTAGCAGATGTGGTACCATTCCCCTTTCTGCACCCATGGAAGGTATCTCTAATTAGGAATGACACTCTTCACTTCTGTGTCTTTTGAATCCTTGATAACATAATATGGTATGGAAGCATTATCAATAGATTGAAATTAGCATGCACAGGAAAACAGTTTTCCATCACTATCACACGCCCAATATCCTCCCATTATAGCTGGGAAAATCAAGGAGATGACATTTGTAAGTCTATGAATTACCAGATGATTACTATGAAGTGAGTAATATAAATGTTTTGAGGCATGAATGATTGTGACTTCAAACTACAAACATTTTAGTAccaaataagattttatttgccactgttgttattttttcctcattttttcagAATAAAGAAGGAAACTATTTTAAGTGATCATTAATCTTCTTTCTACACACAAGTCTAGAAAGCAACAAAAAGTGGGGCCCTGAGTAACAAAAAGAAGTTATAAGTGATTTTAAGTACAGTAAGTTAAGCAAAATTTCAGGCATTCAACCACTCTCTCTCATTTTTCAGTatccttaaaaaaattagttcagGAAAGTCCTGTATTTAAATTTAAGAGACCAGGGGCTGTTATAACTGACGGAGGATAAGTCATTTAGCctttcccagcctcagtttccccttctgtaatAGAAAGATATTAGACAATTCATAGGAatggaaaacattttcttattcaagggagaggagaaaataaatgtctgttgaacagaagaatatgaacatttatttattttcgtgtgtgtgtgtgtgtgtgtgtgtatctgtgcatATATGCAACAAGAAAGCATATTTAAGGTGAGAGTAAGAATTAGCTAGGGAAAGACATTAAATAAAGTGCATCTCCACCTTTTAAAGccattaattaaataatatagaCCTGGCTTCAAAATTAAACATCATTGTAGTTTATAACTGAGGATGGCATGCTTGCTCTGCCTAAGGGTACAGGGTGTGAGCCTTGTCAGAAACTTTTCCAGTTGAATTTATGAGAGAAACTGGAAAAATTTGAGTCTTTAGGAAGACCTATAGAGATCAAATTTAAAGTTCTGGCAATGgctagatttttgttttcttgtgagGATGTTAGGGTGACTATGGAGAGGAGAATTGCCAAATATGTAACTATTCCTCTGCCTTCTTTATCATATACTTTAAGTAAACTGGCTTAAATCCagtccttctctctccttttgcaTTGGCCactttttgaaatgtgaaagttACAGATGTAAATTACAAAGTAAGCCAGTATTATATGAAAACATGTTTATTGCCTGAATAACAAAACTTAGCTAAGGAGTTATTAGAATTAGAATTCCCCCTACTTGAAGTACAAGTTTCCAATAAACAAACAGAAGCAAAACCCCAAATGAGAAAGAATACATTGGTAACCTAAATCATAGGCATTTGGGGGTATGTTCATACAATCTATCTACTTCTTTGTAATTTACTATAGCACTGATGACAAAGCACAGACATACGATGAGAAAGAGCAAATCAGCGTATCAGTGTGACTGTGCAACCACTACAAAGCTTGGCCTTCTTAAATGTGGCCACTTTAACTTACACACACTCACAGAGGCACCAGAAATCTCCCTGCAAACGCGATTTGCCTATAGTTTTGTGGCAATACtgttacataaaacaaaaacaactctcaGACCGTGGTtaataaataagagagaaaagaagaagtaaCAAACAACTTCCATGGGTTCGCAGGCATGCAAAGCAGCACCTTGAACCTCATTTGAAAAACAGGCAACTCAGATAGCTTTTGGAGCCCAGGAGTGAAGGCTAGAGGCTGAAAGGAGCTATGCACTATTATCTTTGGGTATTTCCACATAATCTGCAGGATGGGGAAGTTTAATTCTGCACCACATAAACTGTGCTCTTTTAGATGTGGCTGAAACAGGTATCTCTGCAGAATTAGAAACCCATCTAGAAATGGCATTGCTTAAAATTGTTCTTTCCAGGTGACAATTCCATAACCATCACATAAATAatgtacaaaaacaaaactaaaaacgaAATCACTCAAGTgtccaatttttctctttttaaagatgaCCTCAGATTTATTCTCAAAGTGCAAATCGGGATATAAAAAAATAGTAGGTATGGGGGAAACATAGCCCCATCTTCTGTCCCCCACCCTCCGAAACGGGGCTGATTTGATTCCCTCTCTCTAGCGTTTGTACCCATCCACCTATACTTTCAGATAATCGTTTTTCAGCCGACCTAGTCGGGTCCCATGGCTCCTAATGGTGAGGGCCAGCAGCTCGTATTTGTCCCTGAGCCCCACAGAGATGTCCAGTGTCTCCTTCAGCAGGGACCTGGTGTGGACCAGCATTCCCAGAAAGTCCTCGTTGAGCCTGCTCTCCTGCCGGCTGTCCTGTTCCTGGCCCTGCTTGAACTTGCTCTCCAGCTCAGTGAGGGATTTGTCCGAGTTGGAGTAGGCATCCCCGATCTGGTGGGACTCCCGCCGCAGGTACTTGCCATAGCTCTCTTCCCCGTCTAGGTCGTAGGAGATGCTTTTGCTGATGCCCTCCAGCACGCGCCCAGCATCCTCCACCTGGCGGCCCAGCACGGTGAACTCCTCCCGCAGGGTGAGGCTCAGCAGGCTGCCGGCCTGGCTCCCCTCCCCCTGGGAGCAGCGCCTGTGGTCACTCACCCTGAAGAGCAGCTGGCACTTCTCGGGGTCATCGTTCTCCTCATAGTCCCCATCGGGCACGAAGTAGTGGTGCAGAGTCCCATTGGACATCTCTGGGTAGAGGGGGCCATCGAAGTAGCCTTGACACAGGTGGCAGAAGAAACTCATGCAGAGGAACTtcagaaacaccattctggatatTCAGGATGGCCAGGGACCCCAGGAGGAGACTTTTCACCCAGGCACAAGGAAGGGAGTGTCTTTGCGAGTCAGCGTCTCCCTGAGACAGCGTCCGCCTCAGTCCCAGCCGGCTTGCTGCTCCCTGGCCCCCAGTCCCCAACAGGCTTCATGTGGCTCTGCACACCAGCGTCTGGGTAGCGCGGCCGCCGCAGCGCAGGATGCACCCACCCTTGCGCCCCTCGCTCGGTGGCTGGAACTCCTCGGGCACAGGCGTAGCGGGGAACCCCTCCTCCGGGGCGCTGGCGAGATGCTGGCTCTGTTGCCCTCCTCTCGGAGTTTCCCGTTGCTCCCGGGAGATGGAGTGTGTAGCTGGAGAGAAAGGCTCTTGCCCCCTGATAGTATTTC
Protein-coding sequences here:
- the FIBIN gene encoding fin bud initiation factor homolog, coding for MVFLKFLCMSFFCHLCQGYFDGPLYPEMSNGTLHHYFVPDGDYEENDDPEKCQLLFRVSDHRRCSQGEGSQAGSLLSLTLREEFTVLGRQVEDAGRVLEGISKSISYDLDGEESYGKYLRRESHQIGDAYSNSDKSLTELESKFKQGQEQDSRQESRLNEDFLGMLVHTRSLLKETLDISVGLRDKYELLALTIRSHGTRLGRLKNDYLKV